In Streptomyces sp. NBC_00448, the following are encoded in one genomic region:
- a CDS encoding PP2C family protein-serine/threonine phosphatase — protein MDNRRLSVDRLLEQPSGRSRLVVLPFVLIAVIATVDLLLPQDVHLGPLLVIAPALTASLAGPRLTAVAGALAVAAQTLIGVFEGGLGTANHVAEIIALTGLSLLVVLVCVARDRRNRELGRARSVAETTQRVLLRPPPRRVGPQQVAWLYLSAEDETQIGGDLFATARAAHPATRVIIGDVRGHGLASIGEASMVLGAFREAAHRHAGLPDLVAAVEDSVSRNLEEVADVEEDIGEHFVTALLLDLPDDGSRAQMINCGHPPPLLIHDRQVTALYAHRISPPLGVTAPHPAAVLRTEQFAFEPGDFLVLYTDGFIEARSPAGEFYPLAERVADLPATDPDVLLELIHHDLLRHTGGQPADDAALLILQRTATQQEPGRHADRWPGTDPGHRRAA, from the coding sequence ATGGACAACCGGCGCCTGTCGGTGGACCGCCTCCTGGAGCAGCCATCGGGCCGTAGCAGGCTGGTGGTGCTCCCGTTTGTGCTCATCGCGGTGATCGCCACGGTTGACCTGCTGCTCCCACAGGACGTCCATCTCGGCCCGCTGCTGGTGATCGCGCCCGCCCTCACCGCGTCCCTCGCCGGGCCGAGGCTCACCGCCGTGGCCGGGGCGCTCGCGGTGGCGGCGCAGACGTTGATCGGGGTGTTCGAGGGCGGTCTCGGCACGGCCAACCACGTGGCGGAGATCATCGCGCTGACCGGCCTGTCGCTCTTGGTCGTCCTGGTGTGCGTCGCACGCGACAGACGCAACCGCGAGCTGGGCCGCGCACGTTCGGTCGCCGAGACCACACAGCGGGTGCTGCTTCGCCCGCCGCCCCGCCGGGTCGGACCGCAGCAGGTGGCCTGGCTGTATCTGTCCGCCGAGGACGAGACGCAGATCGGCGGCGACCTCTTCGCCACGGCCCGCGCCGCCCACCCCGCCACCCGCGTGATCATCGGCGACGTCCGGGGCCACGGCCTGGCGTCCATCGGTGAGGCGTCGATGGTGCTGGGCGCGTTCCGCGAGGCCGCCCACCGGCACGCCGGGCTGCCCGACCTCGTGGCCGCCGTGGAAGACAGCGTCAGCCGGAACCTGGAGGAGGTCGCGGACGTCGAGGAGGACATCGGCGAGCACTTCGTCACCGCGCTCCTGCTGGACCTGCCCGACGACGGCTCGCGGGCGCAGATGATCAACTGCGGGCATCCGCCGCCCCTGCTCATCCACGACCGCCAGGTCACCGCGCTGTACGCCCACCGGATCTCGCCCCCGCTCGGCGTCACCGCCCCGCACCCCGCCGCGGTCCTGCGCACCGAGCAGTTCGCCTTCGAGCCGGGCGACTTCCTCGTGCTGTACACCGACGGGTTCATCGAGGCGCGCTCACCGGCCGGCGAGTTCTACCCGCTCGCCGAGCGCGTCGCCGACCTGCCCGCCACCGACCCGGACGTACTCCTGGAGCTCATCCACCACGACCTGCTGCGGCACACCGGAGGGCAGCCCGCGGACGACGCCGCGCTGCTGATCCTCCAGCGGACGGCCACGCAGCAGGAGCCAGGGCGGCACGCGGACCGGTGGCCCGGCACGGACCCTGGTCACCGGCGCGCGGCCTGA
- a CDS encoding oxidoreductase has protein sequence MTTTNAGAAGTWTLGDRTVHRLGLGAMRLMSKADGSPSDRAQAIEVLRQAVELGVNHIDTAAFYFAGPRSANELINTALAPYPDDLVITTKVGPGRDPSGAFLGAHTKEELRGQVEENIRQLGLDRLEVVNLRIGVGLERGEGSLKERFEALAELREEGLIRHLGISNIGLEHLEEALAIAPVVCVQNQYGLATRREDDAIQQACAERGIAFVPFFSVGGAPGGAAPSASGSATEADRALADVAERHGASPSQIRLAWTLHKGPNVLAIPGTGDPAHLRENVAAAGLRLSEEDLARLG, from the coding sequence ATGACAACGACCAACGCCGGCGCCGCCGGCACCTGGACGCTCGGCGACCGCACCGTCCACCGACTCGGCCTCGGCGCCATGCGCCTGATGAGCAAGGCCGACGGCAGCCCCAGCGACCGCGCGCAGGCCATCGAGGTGTTGCGGCAGGCGGTCGAACTGGGCGTCAACCACATCGACACCGCCGCCTTCTACTTCGCCGGACCGCGCTCCGCCAACGAGCTGATCAACACCGCTCTCGCCCCCTACCCGGACGACCTGGTCATCACCACCAAGGTCGGTCCCGGCCGCGACCCGTCCGGTGCCTTCCTCGGGGCCCACACCAAGGAGGAGCTGCGCGGCCAGGTCGAGGAGAACATCCGCCAACTCGGCCTGGACCGCCTTGAGGTGGTCAACCTCCGCATCGGCGTCGGCCTGGAGCGCGGTGAGGGCTCCCTCAAGGAGCGCTTCGAGGCGCTGGCCGAACTGCGGGAGGAGGGCCTCATCCGGCACCTGGGCATCTCCAACATCGGCCTCGAACACCTGGAGGAGGCGCTGGCGATCGCCCCGGTGGTGTGCGTGCAGAACCAGTACGGGCTCGCCACCCGCCGCGAGGACGACGCGATCCAGCAGGCCTGCGCCGAGCGGGGCATCGCCTTCGTGCCGTTCTTCTCCGTGGGCGGCGCCCCCGGCGGTGCCGCGCCCTCCGCCTCGGGCTCCGCGACGGAGGCGGACCGGGCCCTCGCCGACGTCGCCGAGCGCCACGGCGCCTCCCCCTCCCAGATCCGCCTCGCCTGGACCCTCCACAAGGGCCCCAACGTGCTGGCCATCCCCGGAACCGGCGACCCGGCGCACCTGAGGGAGAACGTGGCAGCCGCCGGCCTGCGCCTGTCGGAGGAGGACCTGGCCCGGCTCGGCTAG
- a CDS encoding aminoglycoside phosphotransferase family protein, with the protein MTAIPEEFTQSTVAREGARGSAWLAELPAIVDDLLERWACAPDGPLLHGGVGLIAPVRRHHGEPAVLKVSFPHPGNVHEPDAFATWRGHGAVLLHERDDERFAMLLERARTSTLAEIEDVDEVVTVAGRLSLRLAVPAPPELPRLRGQADTWERELHQEAAEFAHLLPPHVVAATVATVRELGRDQPDTLIHGDLHPGNILRADREPWLAVDPKGYAGDRGYDGGTLLKALALRLIEADDLRKAVHRSLDVFAEAAELDRERVARWAQLHAVQATFWSLRHGFRIARGGPELDRITAFAAHLATLLTGPSD; encoded by the coding sequence ATGACCGCGATACCGGAGGAATTCACGCAGAGCACCGTCGCCCGCGAGGGCGCCCGGGGATCGGCCTGGCTCGCCGAGCTGCCCGCGATCGTGGACGACCTGCTGGAGCGCTGGGCGTGCGCACCGGACGGCCCGCTCCTGCACGGCGGCGTCGGCCTGATCGCCCCGGTACGCCGGCACCACGGCGAGCCCGCGGTGCTGAAGGTGTCCTTCCCGCACCCCGGCAACGTCCACGAGCCCGACGCGTTCGCGACATGGCGCGGGCACGGCGCCGTCCTGCTGCACGAGCGCGACGACGAGCGCTTCGCGATGCTGCTGGAGCGGGCCCGTACCTCGACCCTCGCGGAGATCGAGGACGTCGACGAGGTGGTGACGGTCGCGGGTCGGCTCAGCCTGCGACTGGCCGTGCCCGCACCGCCCGAACTGCCCCGGCTGCGCGGGCAAGCCGACACCTGGGAGCGGGAACTCCACCAGGAAGCTGCGGAGTTCGCGCACCTGCTGCCTCCCCACGTGGTGGCCGCCACCGTCGCGACCGTCCGCGAGTTGGGCCGCGACCAGCCGGACACCCTCATTCACGGCGACCTGCACCCCGGCAACATCCTGCGCGCGGACCGCGAGCCCTGGCTGGCCGTCGATCCCAAGGGGTACGCGGGAGACCGCGGTTACGACGGCGGCACGCTGCTCAAGGCGCTCGCCCTGCGGCTGATCGAGGCGGACGACCTCCGCAAGGCCGTCCACCGCTCGCTCGACGTCTTCGCCGAGGCCGCCGAACTCGATCGTGAACGCGTCGCGCGCTGGGCGCAGTTGCACGCCGTCCAGGCCACGTTCTGGAGCCTGCGGCACGGGTTCCGGATCGCCCGCGGTGGTCCGGAGCTGGACCGGATCACCGCATTCGCCGCCCATCTGGCGACGCTGCTCACCGGGCCATCCGACTAG
- a CDS encoding helix-turn-helix domain-containing protein, translated as MTSVALALYDGAMLFEAAAACEVFGVDRELTATWYDFRVCGPRRSPLGGWLRVDTPYGLDALATADTVVVAACADIDTAPPPDLVAAVRAAHDRGARLVSLCTGAFVLAAAGVLDGRRATTHWEHAAALAARYPRVQVDPDVLYTDETTVLTSAGKAAGMDLCLHIVALDHGAAVANALARRLVVPPHRAGGQAQYATAPAAPDTAPALAGLQHWALERLDEPLTVPDLARRANMSTRNLTRRFTAATGLTPLRWLHTQRIQRARELLETTDDSVELIATRTGMGTAATLRRHFHRALGVPPDTYRRTFRDRHGAAAG; from the coding sequence ATGACATCCGTGGCGCTGGCGCTCTACGACGGAGCGATGCTGTTCGAGGCCGCCGCGGCCTGCGAGGTGTTCGGCGTCGACCGCGAACTGACCGCCACGTGGTACGACTTCCGCGTCTGCGGCCCGCGCCGCTCCCCGCTCGGCGGCTGGCTGCGGGTCGACACCCCGTACGGCCTCGACGCGCTCGCCACCGCGGACACCGTGGTCGTGGCGGCCTGCGCCGACATCGACACCGCTCCCCCGCCCGACCTGGTCGCGGCCGTGCGCGCCGCCCACGACCGCGGCGCCCGGCTCGTGTCGCTGTGCACGGGCGCGTTCGTGCTGGCGGCCGCCGGAGTGCTGGACGGCCGCCGCGCCACCACGCACTGGGAGCACGCGGCGGCGCTCGCGGCCCGCTACCCCCGCGTCCAGGTGGACCCGGACGTCCTCTACACGGACGAGACGACCGTGCTGACCTCGGCCGGGAAGGCGGCCGGGATGGACCTGTGCCTGCACATCGTGGCCCTCGACCACGGCGCGGCCGTCGCCAACGCGCTGGCCCGCCGCCTGGTCGTCCCCCCGCACCGGGCCGGCGGCCAGGCCCAGTACGCCACCGCGCCGGCCGCCCCCGACACCGCCCCCGCGCTCGCCGGCCTCCAGCACTGGGCGCTCGAACGGCTCGACGAACCGCTGACCGTGCCCGACCTGGCCCGCCGGGCGAACATGAGCACCCGCAACCTCACCCGCCGCTTCACGGCCGCCACCGGCCTCACCCCGCTGCGCTGGCTGCACACCCAGCGCATCCAGCGCGCCCGGGAACTGCTCGAAACGACGGACGACAGCGTCGAGTTGATCGCGACGCGCACCGGCATGGGCACCGCGGCGACCTTGCGCAGGCACTTCCACCGCGCGCTCGGCGTGCCTCCGGACACGTACCGGCGCACCTTCCGCGACCGGCACGGCGCCGCCGCGGGGTGA
- a CDS encoding helix-turn-helix domain-containing protein, whose protein sequence is MGRWEPDARGRLGKAALELFDERGYEQTTVAEIANRAGLTERTFFRHYADKREVLFAGSAALQDLIVGAVAGTPEGTAPIDAIAAGLDAAADQIFRGAHRHARRRQALVSAHTDLQERELVKLAALSSALTRTLRGRGVTEPAASLAAEAGTAVFRVAFERWVDEADQPRELADVIHESLAEFKSLTAAG, encoded by the coding sequence ATGGGCAGATGGGAGCCGGACGCGCGCGGGCGCCTCGGCAAGGCAGCGCTGGAACTGTTCGACGAGCGCGGATACGAGCAGACCACCGTGGCGGAGATCGCCAACCGGGCCGGGCTGACCGAGCGGACCTTCTTCCGGCACTACGCCGACAAGCGCGAGGTGCTCTTCGCCGGCTCGGCGGCCCTCCAGGACCTCATCGTCGGCGCCGTCGCGGGCACGCCCGAGGGCACCGCACCGATCGACGCGATCGCCGCCGGCCTCGACGCCGCCGCCGACCAGATCTTCCGGGGCGCCCACCGGCACGCCCGCCGGCGCCAGGCCCTCGTCTCCGCGCACACCGACCTCCAGGAGCGCGAACTCGTCAAGCTCGCCGCGCTCTCGTCGGCTCTCACGCGGACCCTGCGGGGCCGTGGCGTGACCGAGCCGGCCGCGAGCCTCGCCGCCGAAGCGGGCACCGCCGTCTTCCGGGTCGCCTTCGAGCGCTGGGTCGACGAGGCGGACCAGCCGCGCGAACTCGCCGACGTCATCCACGAGTCGCTCGCCGAGTTCAAGTCCCTCACCGCGGCCGGCTGA
- a CDS encoding MerR family transcriptional regulator, with protein MRIGALSARTDTPRRLLRYYEEQDLIHVPRCANGYRDYPEALVDTILHIRGLLDAGLPTRIIKQLLPCLTKPSVIHIPDATPEIVSTLQTERDRMTARIATLTRNRDAITDYLTAVLAPAAEATTDEATTDAVTAPRTRTTA; from the coding sequence ATGCGCATCGGCGCACTCTCCGCCCGCACCGACACCCCGCGCCGCCTGCTGCGCTACTACGAGGAGCAGGACCTGATCCACGTGCCGCGCTGCGCCAACGGCTACCGCGACTACCCCGAAGCCCTCGTGGACACCATTCTGCACATCCGCGGGCTCCTGGACGCGGGTCTGCCCACCCGCATCATCAAGCAGTTGCTGCCGTGCCTCACCAAGCCGTCCGTCATCCACATCCCGGACGCCACCCCGGAGATCGTCTCCACCCTCCAGACCGAACGCGACCGGATGACCGCCCGCATCGCCACCCTCACGCGCAACCGCGACGCCATCACGGACTACCTCACCGCGGTCCTCGCCCCCGCCGCGGAGGCCACCACCGACGAGGCCACCACCGACGCCGTCACGGCTCCCCGCACCCGGACCACCGCATAG
- a CDS encoding LAETG motif-containing sortase-dependent surface protein, whose amino-acid sequence MNLRRTLSAAATATAIVPAVLLGATAVAHADPGPAGSTTAPSTPSTPPTADTSTPASSVPTTSPSSSPTATPTDAGTPPPCSSGPSSTIRFQLKGLPSSIVAGGGWSTFTLNVAGATDKALGAVEASVTADNGEDSYNADLYKHAYLEYWDAGNGKWLSLKDEGKDDIRETGLIYGYTTLKTAHASADLKFRIRVDAKATPGPSYAVGGGTYVDTTKNCTRGSTTDATFDVLAPGSKAGGSGTPAPSTAPDGGTLAETGSSSATRLIAGIGGAAVLVGAGAIGVVRLRRKGSAAV is encoded by the coding sequence ATGAACCTTCGTCGCACCCTGTCGGCCGCTGCCACGGCCACCGCGATCGTCCCGGCCGTGCTGCTGGGCGCCACCGCCGTGGCACACGCCGATCCCGGGCCGGCCGGCTCGACCACGGCCCCCTCGACGCCCTCGACCCCGCCGACGGCCGACACCTCCACCCCGGCCTCCTCGGTCCCCACCACGTCGCCGTCGTCGTCGCCCACGGCCACGCCGACCGACGCGGGGACGCCGCCGCCGTGCAGCAGCGGGCCCTCCAGCACCATCCGCTTCCAGCTGAAGGGGCTGCCGTCCAGCATCGTGGCGGGCGGCGGCTGGTCCACGTTCACGCTGAACGTGGCCGGCGCCACCGACAAGGCGCTCGGCGCGGTCGAGGCGTCGGTCACGGCCGACAACGGCGAGGACAGCTACAACGCGGACCTCTACAAGCACGCGTACCTGGAGTACTGGGACGCCGGAAACGGCAAGTGGCTGAGCCTGAAGGACGAGGGCAAGGACGACATCCGCGAGACCGGCCTCATCTACGGCTACACCACGCTGAAGACCGCCCACGCGTCGGCCGACCTGAAGTTCCGGATCAGGGTCGACGCCAAGGCCACCCCCGGCCCCAGCTACGCCGTCGGCGGCGGCACCTACGTCGACACCACGAAGAACTGCACCCGGGGCAGCACCACCGACGCCACCTTCGACGTGCTCGCGCCCGGCTCGAAGGCCGGCGGCAGCGGTACGCCGGCCCCCTCGACGGCTCCTGACGGCGGGACCCTCGCGGAGACGGGTTCGTCCTCGGCGACGCGGTTGATCGCGGGCATCGGCGGCGCGGCGGTGCTGGTCGGCGCGGGGGCGATCGGTGTCGTACGGCTGCGCAGGAAGGGTTCCGCGGCGGTCTGA
- a CDS encoding MFS transporter, with translation MTTRTRSALPLSALLSLATAVFITCLTEILPAGLLPAMSRDLGVGESAMGQSVTVFAIGTAVTAIPLTAATAGWPRKRLLLVSMAGFCVANTVTALSGDYPLTMVARFVAGVAAGLAWALLAGYARRLAPAGLEGRAIAVAMSGIPVALSIGVPVGTYLGKAADWRIAFLVMSGLTVLLLGWITVAVPERPGAEAGLSGDGGRRGVAREEGAGREKGAAAPLLGALRVPGVVPVLFVTSAYVLAHTILYTYISTFLDRVGLGGRTDLVLLAFGVASLLSVWTVGARIHRALRALTLGGVLLIGTAAFLLGVGAHQPVLVYVAAVLWGLGWGGAPSLLQTAVGEAGGEHADAAQVLLVTLWNVATAAGGLVGGLLLDLLGTHALPWTVLVLLAPAFAATFAARTHGFPAALGASREVAPQG, from the coding sequence ATGACCACGCGAACGCGTTCCGCGCTCCCCCTGTCCGCGCTGCTGTCGCTGGCGACGGCCGTCTTCATCACCTGCCTCACCGAGATCCTTCCGGCCGGGCTGCTGCCCGCGATGTCGCGCGACCTCGGGGTCGGCGAGTCCGCGATGGGCCAGTCGGTGACGGTCTTCGCGATCGGTACGGCCGTCACCGCGATCCCGCTCACCGCGGCGACCGCGGGGTGGCCGCGCAAACGGCTGCTGCTCGTGTCGATGGCCGGGTTCTGCGTCGCGAACACGGTGACCGCGCTGTCCGGGGACTACCCGCTGACGATGGTGGCGCGGTTCGTCGCCGGGGTGGCGGCCGGGCTCGCGTGGGCGCTGCTCGCCGGGTACGCGCGGCGGCTGGCCCCCGCGGGGCTGGAGGGGCGGGCGATCGCCGTCGCGATGTCCGGGATTCCGGTCGCGCTGTCGATCGGGGTGCCCGTGGGGACGTATCTGGGGAAGGCGGCGGACTGGCGGATCGCGTTCCTGGTGATGTCGGGGCTCACGGTGCTGCTGCTCGGGTGGATCACGGTGGCGGTGCCGGAACGGCCGGGCGCGGAAGCGGGGTTGAGCGGGGACGGGGGTAGGCGGGGGGTCGCCCGGGAGGAGGGTGCGGGCCGGGAGAAGGGTGCGGCCGCCCCTCTGCTCGGGGCACTCCGCGTGCCCGGGGTTGTCCCGGTCCTCTTCGTCACCTCCGCGTACGTGCTCGCGCACACCATCCTCTACACGTACATCTCGACCTTCCTCGACCGCGTCGGGCTCGGCGGGCGTACCGACCTGGTGCTGCTCGCCTTCGGGGTCGCGTCGCTGCTGAGCGTCTGGACGGTGGGCGCGCGCATCCACCGCGCGCTGCGCGCGCTGACCCTCGGCGGCGTGCTGCTCATCGGTACGGCCGCCTTCCTCCTGGGAGTCGGTGCGCACCAGCCCGTGCTCGTCTACGTCGCCGCGGTGCTGTGGGGGCTGGGGTGGGGCGGGGCGCCGTCTCTGCTGCAGACCGCCGTCGGCGAGGCGGGCGGCGAACACGCCGACGCCGCCCAGGTCCTCCTCGTCACCCTCTGGAACGTGGCGACGGCCGCCGGCGGTCTCGTCGGCGGCCTCCTCCTCGACCTCCTCGGCACCCACGCCCTCCCCTGGACCGTCCTCGTCCTCCTCGCCCCCGCCTTCGCGGCCACCTTCGCCGCCCGCACCCACGGGTTCCCCGCGGCCCTGGGCGCGAGCCGAGAGGTGGCGCCGCAAGGGTGA
- a CDS encoding saccharopine dehydrogenase family protein — MNTPQGYDGHGRDEYGREGQGRRDEYGRDAYGRDGSDGRYGRQAHRGAIAVFGAYGHTGVFVVRELRRRGWTPILAGRDRDKLNAVARGQGGAQDGSGAEVRVASIAEPASLAGALEGAVAVVNCAGPFAATALPLVDAALRAGIPYLDVAAEQAVTLETFERRADRAREAGVAVVPSMAFYGGLGDLLASAAMGDWTDADDLTLAISLDSWRPTRGTRETVRSNAGRHLVFTGNRLVQPTGPAAGGSWEFPAPLGLQDVTELSTADQVTISRHLRVPEIRVHMNQAPLRDLSDPTTPPPAPADPDGRSAQTFLVDVVARRDGVHRRATASGRDIYAITAPLVVEAAERLLDGRVQGPTAGVLAPGALFDAPDFLRALSPCDLTFTTPDHLAVQGS; from the coding sequence ATGAACACACCGCAGGGATACGACGGGCATGGGCGCGACGAGTACGGGCGCGAGGGGCAAGGGCGGCGCGATGAGTACGGGCGGGACGCGTACGGGCGCGACGGGAGCGACGGGCGATACGGGCGGCAGGCGCACCGCGGGGCCATCGCCGTCTTCGGCGCCTACGGGCACACCGGCGTCTTCGTCGTCCGCGAGTTGCGGCGGCGCGGCTGGACGCCGATTCTCGCGGGGCGCGACCGGGACAAGCTGAACGCTGTCGCCCGGGGGCAGGGGGGAGCGCAGGACGGGTCCGGCGCCGAGGTGCGGGTCGCGTCCATCGCCGAACCGGCCTCCCTGGCAGGCGCGTTGGAAGGTGCGGTCGCGGTCGTCAACTGCGCGGGACCGTTCGCCGCCACCGCGCTGCCGCTCGTCGACGCCGCGCTCCGCGCCGGGATTCCCTACCTGGACGTCGCCGCCGAACAGGCGGTCACCCTGGAGACGTTCGAGCGGCGGGCGGACCGGGCGCGCGAGGCGGGGGTGGCGGTGGTGCCGTCGATGGCGTTCTACGGCGGCCTCGGCGACCTGCTGGCGAGCGCGGCGATGGGGGACTGGACGGACGCGGACGACCTCACCCTCGCGATCTCGCTGGACAGTTGGCGGCCGACGCGGGGCACCCGCGAGACGGTGCGGAGCAACGCCGGCCGGCACCTGGTCTTCACCGGCAACCGGCTCGTCCAGCCCACCGGGCCTGCCGCCGGAGGCAGTTGGGAGTTCCCGGCGCCGCTCGGCCTCCAGGACGTGACCGAACTGTCCACCGCCGACCAGGTCACCATCTCCCGCCATCTGCGGGTGCCGGAGATCCGCGTGCACATGAACCAGGCGCCGCTGCGGGACCTGAGCGACCCCACCACCCCGCCGCCCGCGCCCGCGGACCCCGACGGCCGCTCGGCGCAGACCTTCCTCGTGGACGTCGTCGCCCGAAGGGACGGTGTCCACCGCCGCGCGACCGCGTCCGGCCGCGACATCTACGCGATCACCGCGCCCCTGGTCGTGGAAGCGGCCGAACGCCTCCTCGACGGCCGCGTCCAGGGCCCCACCGCAGGCGTGCTCGCCCCCGGCGCCCTCTTCGACGCCCCCGACTTCCTGCGCGCCCTCTCCCCGTGCGACCTGACCTTCACCACCCCCGACCACCTTGCTGTGCAGGGCAGTTGA
- a CDS encoding aminoglycoside phosphotransferase family protein, translating into MRDRLVVRFGPEVVGWLDALPSLVGELTARWNLEPVAAGGGGTSRVFRCVRRDTGASVWLKLTPESAIAREEAAALRAWAGRPSVVPLLAEELAVGALLLGDVRPGVQVKRLGWRLADIGPLLRDLRVPAVAPVPHSALRPLTHRVDFVFDLTLRRLAAAGVGEPFDAGVLDRARAAALELAVDGPLGLVHGDLNPANVLSGPGADTVAGPGQASAPALVAIDPRPAWGDPDFDAVDWVLDAVTDHADLERRIDTLAALVPGMSPARVLRWCRALGVLDAALRFCAGRHGPETRFLLTLSRT; encoded by the coding sequence GTGCGGGACCGACTCGTCGTCAGGTTCGGACCTGAAGTCGTCGGCTGGCTCGACGCGTTGCCGTCCCTCGTCGGTGAACTCACCGCCCGCTGGAACCTGGAGCCGGTCGCGGCGGGCGGCGGCGGCACCTCGCGGGTCTTCCGCTGCGTGCGGCGCGACACCGGCGCCTCGGTGTGGCTGAAGCTCACCCCGGAGTCCGCGATCGCCCGCGAGGAGGCGGCGGCGCTGCGCGCCTGGGCCGGCAGGCCGTCGGTCGTACCGCTGCTCGCGGAGGAACTCGCCGTAGGCGCGCTGCTGTTGGGCGACGTACGACCAGGGGTGCAGGTGAAGCGGCTCGGGTGGCGGCTCGCCGACATCGGCCCGCTCCTCCGGGACCTGCGGGTCCCCGCCGTCGCGCCCGTCCCCCACTCCGCGCTACGGCCGCTGACGCATCGGGTCGACTTCGTCTTCGACCTGACCCTCCGCAGGTTGGCCGCGGCCGGCGTGGGCGAACCGTTCGACGCGGGCGTGCTCGACCGCGCCCGGGCCGCGGCTCTGGAACTGGCCGTCGACGGCCCGCTCGGGCTCGTCCACGGTGACCTCAACCCGGCCAACGTGCTGTCCGGCCCGGGCGCGGATACGGTCGCGGGCCCCGGCCAGGCATCGGCACCGGCTCTGGTGGCGATCGACCCGCGCCCCGCCTGGGGCGACCCCGACTTCGACGCCGTGGACTGGGTACTCGACGCGGTCACCGACCACGCGGACCTGGAACGACGCATCGACACGCTGGCCGCACTCGTGCCCGGGATGTCCCCCGCCCGCGTGCTGCGCTGGTGCCGCGCCCTCGGCGTCCTTGACGCGGCCCTCAGGTTCTGCGCCGGCCGCCACGGCCCGGAGACCCGCTTCCTCCTGACCCTGTCCCGCACCTGA